The proteins below come from a single Dermatophagoides farinae isolate YC_2012a chromosome 7, ASM2471394v1, whole genome shotgun sequence genomic window:
- the LOC142597633 gene encoding uncharacterized protein LOC142597633 gives MAKFDHDDENGVGNCDRYWPSSRSMTDNFNYHYCSLNKSSNAIDEPSRSLQLSNDNDDFQSSRIIDLTDHHHHHHHEQSSIMQSPPVMIKIDDYYRASNDDDKNQTNRIKCNENSIHQKSEIVIDHASGSGGGGGGLHHLGGDLLTTTVATTTIASPSRNVSTKYRKLSDFLDEESGPLSPALFGTYPELFNSDAANTYNDYNEDDDLNEDDDQQPKRNNEENTSLASIESWPSGDPEDD, from the coding sequence ATGGCCAAAttcgatcatgatgatgagaatgggGTAGGAAATTGCGATCGTTATTGGCCCAGTTCGAGATCAATGACGGACAATTTTAATTACCATTACTGTTCGTTGAATAAATCATCTAATGCCATAGATGAACCATCACGATCATTGCaattatcaaatgataatgatgattttcagtCGTCTcgaatcattgatttgactgatcatcatcatcatcatcatcatgaacaatcatcaatcatgcAAAGTCCACCCGTTATGATCAAGATTGACGACTATTATCGGGcaagcaatgatgatgataaaaatcaaacgaaTCGAATTAAATGCAATGAAAATtcgattcatcaaaaatcgGAAATTGTGATCGATCATGCtagtggtagtggtggtggtggtggtggcctACATCATCTTGGTGGTGATTTACTGACCACCACGGTTGCAACAACGACGATTGCATCGCCATCTAGAAAtgtttcaacaaaatatCGGAAATTGAGTGACTTTCTTGATGAAGAATCCGGTCCATTAAGTCCGGCATTGTTTGGCACATATCCTGAATTGTTCAATTCAGATGCAGCCAATACCTACAATGATTACAATGAAGATGACGATctcaatgaagatgatgatcagcaACCGAAACGGAACAATGAGGAAAATACAAGTCTTGCCTCGATTGAAAGTTGGCCATCCGGCGATCCTGAAGATGATTGA
- the Ca-alpha1T gene encoding ca[2+]-channel protein alpha[[1]] subunit T, translating into MSNSNGCCEPPAASSTPSTTTTTTTTKTGHYYDQNVRNRFSSHADQQRSQSSSDYLCKLDDHQIQTSSSSSHPQPCISIVSIDTGNDDHEMSPISTPSISASIFVDHNHNNDNSSCCAIATANTQPQLSSPQSIIHHHYHRTTGSSNTSSPNYHHQRRHHHYHHHHHHGRCSQQSSDNSSSHYQHQHHNQNGNNQQQQQQQTSTDQPFGQYTPVCLYIFKQDTFPRNICLRMISNPWFERISMMAILLNCVTLGMYQPCADDETCTTSRCKILQTFDDIIFGFFALEMVIKMLAMGIMNAPNSYLSDTWNRLDFFIVVAGALEYCLDVGNMNLSAIRTVRVLRPLRAINRIPSMRILVMLLLDTLPMLGNVLLLCFFVFFIFGIIGVQLWAGLLRQRCFLSLPPNTSIPDRPDHHIGQIFMTKKRLIYSISAFYQDEDGDKDYICSMEKDNGVHRCNNLPKSRYYHLLCSENALPMPETNEPNDSSCVDWNQYYTDCRPGDHNPFQDAVSFDNVGMAWIAIFLVISLEGWSDIMYYVQDAHSFWSWIYFVLLIVIGSFFMINLCLVVIATQFSETKKREMERMRQERARCQSLNSLASFSLNEQLNCYGAIIQYLSYLARKIWRNTSRWYLKRYGRKKHRFKSNQHPHSHHYHMNINQTVCCHCNSGAIITKNLSPQLSIRQPQPQPQQQQQQQQQQHSVNKQIDVDHESSDHGVVIVSSGGRKKSSTTSTSNTNGSQIQMSNVPNTNVNPLMIGNSDIVVVDCQSIINDNNLVESSNAAANDLVVITPPPETTKTIKSKIKNTNRSKNGGKMRKRSTSSSTSKQSTTSPTTKSSSSAILNDNDVDMMMIIHRDDGDDNDSTAMIKRDHRRGSVPNLYHHGNGHRNQTNHHRYHHMASQLSSSHATSEFHDACRRSPCKCQHYQHSHHHHHSHQHQHHYHHRNRNKKEMDRSSCSSVLSTNRNRYARRASSMISVGSCRRCCPKACTRPLCQTWKRIRRILQNIVKHNYFQQAIFLAILLNTFSMGIEYHNQPESLSHAVEISNIIFTIVFCIEMVLKLLADGFYEYIKSGFNVFDGCIVILSLLELLEEHGSGLSVLRTFRLLRILKLVRFMPALRRQLVIMLRTIDNVAVFFALLMLFIFIFSILGMNLFGCKFCDRNPIDQTLECDRKNFDSLLWALVTVFQILTQEDWNVVLFNGMERASPYAALYFVALMTFGNYVLFNLLVAILVEGFSQEDELKRSISSSNDKVEQIKQERLIYFYSHNDDLEREIQTLENPPNRIDDLLVYHAKKSLSNQGSSIGMNRNPSTSVTAANNDLINTNDEKILPEISIGTIATSSSTNVGNKNVVRISHDHDTAAAMPTPTGLIPPPLITRTAATPQGSPPTSISDGFFPPFPSSIPTMIKSPTTPIDMMVVDPSSSSSSSSSPSSLLIDDQQQQQHHQSMLIVSYKDGESHSPTTSVLPTQSMLSPSHSIGFQPPPPPPSVDISSSVSCDGRMRSGSVKNVLGFGNLQIIRSKSHDGNNEESMKRPKTIRQLSTTVYSSSVHQHGFPLRKELSCNQIKNLGLDSEQSTMIVKPVTKRPVTAKQRRKSFFQFRQRSSQGSMTNDQKNIASSTSIVGEDSFCPIYAKKNIVLRRKSLAADLLLRSKSVAHDDYYYGDYGDPGDNDEKSSKQQQSMRSDSHHHPSISISSNMSTDGDHRKNSLIHEVRVLSPRNSLKGVFYSSSVISIRNSNSNELYGGGGGGGACFYEMLTLGKKSDSFVVNQPSSSITAAATAIETETAQATTTTKASELNEKIQKFCIYFKWTSWMTVREEYSLFIFSPTNRFRRYCVWLADHPYFDYIVLIFISMNCITLAMERPKIPPHSKEREFLTIANFVFTLVFGIEMLIKVIAKGLFYGQNAYFHNGWNIMDGSLVGISLFDIFLSFFAQRSPRIFGILRVFRLLRSLRPLRVINRAPGLKLVVQTLLSSLRPIGNIVLICCTFFIIFGILGVQLFKGSFYYCDGPKAKHVRNKTECLSDPRNTWINRKYNFDNLGQALMSLFVLSSKDGWVNIMYTGLDAVGVDQQPIENYNEWRLLYFISFLLLVAFFVLNMFVGVVVENFHRCRQEQEQEEKAFRAMKRAQKMEKRRKKMREPPYFIGYGRFRLNIHRIVTGKYFDLVIALVIGLNVITMSLEHYMMPMELVYALKLFNFIFTTVFIVEATMKAVALGLRRYLKDKWNQLDVIIVSLSIMGIILEEMESTLIPINPTIIRVMRVARIARVLKLLKMAKGIRQLLDTVMQALPQVGNLGLLFFLLFFIFAALGTELFGRLECDEEHPCQGLGEHAHFQNFGMAFLTLFRVATGDNWNGIMKDTLRDKCDSSSDCLRNCCISPVIAPLYFVVFVLMAQFVLVNVVVAVLMKHLEESHHQMDEDEDFEIDQEIAREIEAERRALAEAIERRQREKNLKVRRPLLKMASLPSNFTFTFAGPVTPLTPPYVINTEQNKQNPNSKNRSLRKKKKPFHHHHHNSSISLNDEPPKSATILNSGGNYFNFPCQQSSG; encoded by the exons atGGTTCGAGCGCATAAGTATGATGGCTATACTATTGAATTGTGTTACATTGGGCATGTATCAACCGTGTGCAGATGATGAGACCTGTACAACATCACGATGTAAAATATTGCAAACATTCGATGACATaatatttggtttttttgccCTTGAAATGGTCATTAAAATGCTGGCCATGGGCATAATGAATGCACCCAATTCATACCTATCGGACACTTGGAATCgattagattttttcattgttgttgccgg AGCTCTTGAGTATTGTCTGGATGTTGGCAATATGAATCTATCGGCTATCCGTACAGTACGAGTATTACGGCCATTACGAGCAATCAACCGAATACCAA GCATGCGAATATTGGTCATGTTGTTATTGGACACTTTACCG ATGCTTGGCAATGTGTTGttgctttgttttttcgtctttttcATCTTTGGCATCATTGGTGTGCAATTATGGGCCGGTCTATTACGACAACGTTGTTTTCTATCGCTACCACCAAATACATCCATACCCGATAG GCCAGATCATCATATTGGGCAAATTTTTATGACTAAAAAACGTCTTATATA TTCAATATCGGCATTTTATCAAGATGAGGATGGGGATAAAGATTACATATGCAGCATGGAGAAAGACAATGGAGTGCATCGTTGTAATAATCTGCCTAAATCGcgttattatcatctatTGTGTTCGGAAAATGCCTTACCAATGCCCGAAACAAATGAACCGAACGATAGTAGTTGTGTTGATTGGAATCAATACTACACTGATTGCCGTCCGGGTGATCATAATCCGTTCCAGGATGCCGTCAGTTTCGATAATGTCGGCATGGCATGGATTGCCATTTTTCTAGTCATATCATTAGAAGGATGGTCCGACATAATGTATTATGTACAGGATGCTCATTCCTTTTGGTCGTGGATCTATTTTGTTCTCCTCATTGTG ATTGGATCCTTTTTCATGATCAATCTTTGCCTTGTCGTTATTGCTACGCAATTTTCCGAAACAAAGAAACGTGAAATGGAGCGTATGCGTCAGGAACGAGCTAG ATGTCAGTCACTAAATTCGTTGGCCAGTTTTAGCCTAAATGAACAGCTTAATTGTTATGGTGCAATCATACAATATTTATCATACTTGGCCAGAAAAATATGGCGCAACACATCACGTTGGTATCTAAAACGTTATGGTCGTAAAAAACACCGTTTCAAATCCAATCAACATCCACAttcacatcattatcacatgAATATCAACCAGACAGTTTGTTGCCATTGCAATAGTGGTGCCATTATTACGAAAAATTTATCACCACAACTATCCATTCgacaaccacaaccacagccccaacaacaacaacaacagcagcagcagcagcattcagtgaataaacaaattgatgtTGACCATGAAAGTAGTGATCATGGTGTCGTTATTGTCAGCAGTGGTGGTCGTAAAAAATCCtcgacaacatcaacatcgaatACGAATGGTAGCCAAATACAAATGAGTAATGTGCCTAATACCAATGTgaatccattgatgattggcAATAGTGATATTGTTGTGGTTGAttgtcaatcaataatcaatgataacaatcttgttgaatcatcaaatgcaGCTGCCAATGATTTGGTTGTCATCACACCACCGCCAGAAACGACGAAAACAATAAAGTCAAAAATTAAGAATACAAATCGATCGAAAAATGGCGGCAAAATGCGTAAACGTTCCACTAGTAGTAGTACTAGTAAACAATCGACTACGagtccaacaacaaaatcctcatcatcagCCATTCTCAATGACAACGATgtcgatatgatgatgatcattcatcgtgatgatggcgatgataaCGACAGTACAGCCATGATCAAACGTGATCATCGTCGTGGTTCGGTACCGAATCTTTATCATCACGGTAATGGTCACCGAAAccaaacaaatcatcatcgttatcatcatatggcATCACAGTTATCGTCATCACATGCCACTTCTGAATTTCATGATGCTTGTCGTCGATCGCCTTGTAAATGTCAACACTATCaacattcacatcatcatcatcattcacatcagcatcagcatcattatcaccatcgtAATCGGAACAAGAAAGAAATGGATCGATCCAGCTGTTCAAGTGTATTGAGTACGAATCGTAATCGTTATGCACGTCGtgcatcatcaatgatatcTGTGGGTTCATGTCGTCGTTGCTGTCCAAAGGCCTGTACACGACCCTTATGTCAAACATGGAAACGTATTCGTCGAATATTGCAGAACATTGTGAAACATAATTATTTCCAACAAGCAATTTTTCTTGCCATTCTGCTGAATACGTTTTCAATGGGTATCGAATACCACAATCAACCGGAATCATTGTCGCATGCGGTTGAAATAAGCAACATTATATTCACCATCGTATTCTGTATCGAAATGGTGCTCAAATTATTGGCCGACGGTTTCTACGAATACATCAAAAGCGGTTTCAATGTATTTGATGGTTGTATTGTCATCCTTTCACTGCTCGAATTGCTTGAAGAACATGGTTCTGGCCTATCCGTATTGCGTACGTTTCGTTTGCTGAGAATTCTGAAACTTGTACGTTTTATGCCTGCATTACGGCGACAATTGGTCATCATGTTACGTACGATCGATAATGTGGCCGTATTTTTTGCCTTGCTCATGTTATTCATCTTTATATTCAG CATACTTGGCATGAATCTGTTTGGTTGTAAATTCTGTGACCGTAATCCAATCGATCAAACATTAGAATGTGATaggaaaaatttcgattcacTGCTATGGGCATTGGTCACCGTATTTCAG ATACTGACCCAAGAAGATTGGAATGTCGTACTATTCAACGGTATGGAACGTGCATCACCATATGCTGCCCTTTATTTTGTCGCTTTAATGACATTCGGGAATTATGTCCTATTCAATCTTCTGGTCGCCATTCTCGTTGAAGGTTTCAGTCAGGAG GACGAATTGAAACGATCGATATCAAGTTCAAACGATAAAGTCGAACAAATCAAACAGGAACGTTTAATTTATTTCTATAGCCACAATGATGACCTGGAGAGAG AAATCCAAACACTTGAGAACCCACCAAATCGTATTGATGATCTATTGGTTTATCATGCGAAAAAAAGTCTTTCAAATCAAGGTTCTTCCATTGGCATGAATCGAAATCCATCCACATCGGTCACTGCTgcaaataatgatttaatcaatactaatgatgaaaaaattttgcccGAAATATCGATCGGTACGATagccacatcatcatcgacaaatgTTGGAAATAAGAATGTTGTACGAATTagtcatgatcatgatacagcagcagcaatgcCAACACCGACTGGACTGATTCCACCACCATTGATTACACGTACAGCAGCTACACCACAAGGATCACCACCGACAAGTATTAGTGATGGATTTTTCCCaccatttccatcatcaattccAACGATGATTAAATCACCAACCACACCGATTGATATGATGGTGGTCGatccatcatcgtcatcatcctcatcatcatcaccatcatctctattaatcgatgatcaacaacaacaacaacatcatcaatcaatg CTTATCGTTAGCTATAAAGATGGTGAATCCCATTCGCCCACAACATCGGTACTGCCAACCCAGTCGATGCTTTCACCAAGTCATTCGATTGGATTccagccaccaccaccaccaccatcggTCGATATTTCGTCATCAGTTTCATGTGATGGTCGTATGAGGTCTGGATCTGTCAAAAATGTATTGGGATTTGGTAATCTGCAGATTATTCGCAGCAAAAGTCATGATGGAAACAATGAGGAATCAATGAAACGGCCGAAAACAATTCGACAACTTTCGACCACCGTCTACAGCAGTTCTGTTCATCAACATGGCTTTCCATTACGTAAAGAGCTTAGttgtaatcaaatcaaaaatcttGGCCTGGATTCTGAACAATCGACAATGATAGTGAAACCGGTGACAAAACGTCCCGTAACGGCTAAACAACGTCGGAAAAGTTTCTTTCAATTTCGTCAACGTTCATCACAGGGATCCATGACGAACGATCAGAAAAATATAGCTTCATCTACTAGTATTGTGGGAGAAGATTCTTTCTGTCCAATTTATGCCAAAAAGAATATCGTATTACGACGAAAAAGTTTGGCTGCCGATTTGTTGTTACGTTCAAAATCGGTTgcacatgatgattattattatggtgatTATGGTGATCccggtgataatgatgagaagtcatcaaaacaacagcaatcgATGAGATCggatagtcatcatcatccatccatatcgatatcatcaaatatgtCAACCGATGGTGATCATCGTAAAAATAGTTTAATACATGAAGTTCGTGTGCTTAGCCCaagaaattcattgaaagGAGTATTCTATTCGTCCAGTGTCATTTCGATTcgtaattcaaattcaaatgaactatatggtggtggtggtggtggtggtgcctGCTTTTATGAAATGCTTACGTTGGGCAAAAAATCTGATAGTTTTGTTGTGAATCAGCCGTCATCATCTAtcacagcagcagcaacagcaataGAAACCGAAACAGCCCaagcaacgacaacaacaaaagcatctgaattgaatgaaaaaatacaaaaattctGCATCTATTTCAAATGGACTTCGTGGATGACAGTACGGGAAGAATATTCACTGTTCATATTTTCGCCAACAAATCGTTTCCGTCGTTATTGTGTTTGGCTTGCTGATCATCCTTATTTTGATTACATTGTTCTCATATTCATTTCCATGAATTGCATAACGTTGGCAATGGAACGGCCCAAAATTCCTCCGCATAGTAAGGAACGCGAATTCCTTACCATTGCCAATTTCGTCTTTACACTCGTATTCGGCATTGAAATGTTGATAAAAGTGATTGCGAAAGGCTTATTCTATGGCCAGAATGCCTATTTCCATAATGGCTGGAATATAATGGACGGTTCATTGGTCGGTATATCATTGTTTGATAtatttctttcgttttttgctCAACGTAGTCCACGTATATTTGGTATACTTCGCGTATTTCGTTTACTACGATCATTACGGCCATTACG TGTCATTAATCGTGCGCCGGGATTGAAATTGGTTGTCCAAACATTGTTATCATCACTGCGTCCTATCGGAAACATAGTGCTCATTTGTTgtacatttttcatcatattcggCATACTTGGCGTTCAG cTATTCAAAGGAAGCTTTTATTATTGTG ACGGGCCTAAAGCGAAACACGTTCGTAACAAGACTGAATGTCTTTCCGATCCGCGTAACACATGGATCAATAGAAAGTATAATTTCGACAACCTAGGTCAG GCACTAATGTCATTGTTTGTATTATCATCGAAAGACGGATGGGTAAACATCATGTACACCGGACTAGATGCAGTCGGCGTGGATCAACAACCAATCGAGAATTATAACGAATGGCGTCTATtgtatttcatttcgttCCTGTTATTGGTTGCCTTTTTTGTTCTCAACATGTTTGTCGGTGTTGTTGTCGAGAATTTTCACCGATGCCGCCAGGAACAAGAACAAGAGGAAAAGGCATTTCGAGCGATGAAACGTGCccaaaaaatggaaaaacgaCGTAAAA AAATGCGTGAACCACCGTATTTTATTGGCTATGGACGATTCCGTCTAAACATTCATCGCATTGTGACGGGCAAATATTTTGATCTGGTAATAGCATTGGTGATCGGATTGAATGTTATCACGATGTCTCTGGAACATTATATGATGCCTATg GAGCTGGTATATGCATTGAAactattcaatttcattttcaccacTGTGTTCATTGTTGAAGCAACAATGAAAGCGGTTGCATTAGGTTTACGACGATATCTAAAGGATAAATGGAATCAATTGGATGTCATCATTGTCTCATTGTCGATAATGGGCATCATATTGGAAGAAATGGAATCCACCCTCATACCGATCAATCCGACCATCATACGTGTTATGCGTGTGGCTAGAATTGCTCGTGTGCTCAAACTATTGAAAATGGCCAAAGGAATACGACAATTATTGGATACGGTGATGCAGGCATTGCCGCAAGTGGGCAATCTAGGCCTcttgttttttctattatttttcatatttgcTGCACTTGGTACCGAATTATTTGGCCGTTTAG AATGTGATGAAGAACATCCATGTCAAGGTCTTGGGGAACATGCTCATTTCCAGAATTTCGGTATGGCATTCTTGACATTGTTTCGTGTGGCCACCGGCGATAACTGGAATGGCATCATGAAG GATACGTTACGTGATAAATGTGATTCATCCAGTGATTGTTTACGAAATTGCTGCATTTCGCCGGTAATTGCACCACTTTATTTTGTCGTATTCGTATTGATGGCGCAATTCGTATTGGTCAATGTTGTGGTTGCTGTACTGATGAAACATCTGGAAGAATCACACCATCAAatggatgaagatgaagattttgaaattgaccAGGAAATTGCTCGTGAAATTGAAGCCGAACGTCGTGCGTTGGCTGAAGCAATCGAACGACGACAACGGGAGAAAAATCTCAAAGTACGACGTCCACTGCTGAAAATGGCGTCCTTGCCATCGAATTTTACGTTCACATTCGCTGGCCCAGTAACACCGTTAACACCGCCATATGTAATAAACactgaacaaaacaaacaaaacccAAATTCAAAGAATCGTTCgttgaggaaaaaaaagaaaccatttcatcatcatcatcataattcatcaatatcgtTGAATGATGAACCACCAAAATCGGCGACCATCCTAAACAGTGGTGgcaattatttcaattttccatGCCAACAATCAAGCGGATAA